A window of Chrysiogenia bacterium contains these coding sequences:
- the ppk1 gene encoding polyphosphate kinase 1 → MSLVSEKDLNEPELYINRELSWLEFNARVLEEALDPELPLYERIKFLGIFSSNLDEFFMVRVAGLKQQFLSGVTETPADGKLPSEQLAGISARCHDLVSEQYRCWREEVLPALKQSGVEIVSTDRMSAAQREGALEFFRDTAFPALTPLAVDPGHPFPHLRNKSLNVAVMLVPDQPIMGRSPNETAFAVVQVPSIFSRLVELPPSPKCTEGEHCKSFVLLGELIAMHAGRLFPGYRVLETAVFRVTRNWDMEFDEEESEDLLSTIEEELRRRDRGAAVRMEINQSASDEMHAILQEALNLEDSDVYSVDGPLDLTDLMSIPKLAPNASLQLDVPAPVMPREFRGAESVLSVIQQQDVVLHHPYDSFDPVTRLVEEAADDPDVLAIKQTLYRTSPDGPIVRALSRAAENGKQVAALVELKARFDEERNIAWAKTLEQNGVHVVYGVVGLKTHCKVTLIVRREGKGIRRYMHLGTGNYNPDTAKLYTDLSFFTCRKEIAEDVSALFNLLTGYSNAPNWKRLAVAPIDLHNKVLRRIKEEEDFAQDGKPARIIAKMNSLVDPRVIRALYRASQAGVQIDLIVRGICCLRPGVPGVSENIRVISIVDRFLEHSRVFVFGEGERQRIYASSADWMPRNFQRRVEVMFPIEDPAGRKRIMEEVLGICLQDNVKARALQPDGTYIRVPAGEPRIQTQVVLSERAREQRVVSGALDGLVEKPAPEEQPAQRAAGQ, encoded by the coding sequence ATGTCATTGGTGAGCGAGAAAGACCTCAACGAACCCGAATTGTACATCAACCGCGAACTCTCGTGGCTGGAGTTCAATGCCCGCGTGCTCGAGGAAGCGCTCGATCCCGAGCTGCCCCTCTATGAGCGCATCAAGTTCCTCGGCATTTTTTCCTCCAACCTCGATGAATTCTTCATGGTGCGCGTCGCCGGTCTCAAGCAGCAGTTCCTGAGCGGCGTGACCGAGACGCCCGCTGATGGGAAGCTGCCTTCGGAACAGCTCGCCGGAATCAGCGCCCGGTGCCACGATCTGGTCAGTGAGCAATATCGCTGCTGGCGCGAGGAAGTCCTGCCCGCGCTCAAACAGAGCGGCGTGGAGATCGTCTCCACCGACAGGATGAGCGCCGCGCAGCGCGAGGGTGCGCTGGAGTTCTTCCGCGACACCGCGTTCCCGGCGCTCACGCCGCTGGCCGTTGATCCGGGTCACCCGTTCCCGCACCTTCGCAACAAGTCTTTGAATGTCGCGGTCATGCTCGTTCCCGATCAGCCGATCATGGGGCGCTCACCCAATGAGACCGCGTTTGCCGTGGTGCAGGTGCCCAGTATCTTCTCGCGTCTGGTGGAGCTTCCCCCGTCTCCGAAATGCACCGAGGGCGAGCACTGCAAGTCCTTCGTGTTGCTCGGCGAGCTCATCGCCATGCACGCCGGGCGGCTCTTTCCCGGTTACCGCGTGCTGGAGACCGCTGTTTTTCGCGTGACCCGCAACTGGGACATGGAGTTCGACGAGGAAGAGTCCGAAGACCTGCTCTCCACGATCGAAGAAGAGCTTCGCCGGCGCGACCGCGGCGCCGCCGTGCGCATGGAAATCAACCAGAGCGCATCGGACGAGATGCACGCCATTTTGCAGGAAGCGCTCAATCTCGAAGACTCCGACGTCTACAGCGTGGACGGACCGCTCGATCTGACCGACTTGATGAGCATCCCCAAGCTCGCGCCCAACGCCTCGTTGCAGCTCGACGTTCCCGCGCCGGTCATGCCGCGGGAATTTCGCGGCGCCGAGTCGGTCCTCTCGGTCATCCAGCAGCAGGACGTGGTGCTGCACCACCCCTACGATTCTTTTGACCCGGTCACGCGCCTGGTGGAAGAGGCCGCAGACGATCCCGACGTGCTGGCCATCAAGCAGACGCTCTATCGTACCAGTCCCGACGGGCCCATCGTGCGCGCGCTCTCGCGCGCGGCGGAAAACGGCAAGCAGGTCGCCGCGCTCGTGGAACTCAAGGCGCGCTTCGACGAAGAGCGCAACATCGCCTGGGCCAAGACGCTGGAACAGAACGGCGTGCATGTCGTTTACGGCGTCGTGGGACTCAAGACCCATTGCAAGGTCACCCTCATCGTACGCCGCGAGGGCAAGGGCATCCGTCGCTACATGCACCTGGGCACGGGCAATTACAATCCGGACACGGCCAAGCTCTATACCGATCTATCCTTCTTTACCTGCCGCAAGGAGATCGCCGAGGACGTCTCGGCCCTGTTCAACCTGTTGACGGGTTATTCGAACGCGCCCAACTGGAAGCGCCTCGCGGTGGCGCCCATCGATCTGCACAACAAGGTCCTGCGCCGGATCAAGGAAGAAGAGGACTTCGCCCAGGATGGCAAGCCCGCGCGCATCATCGCGAAGATGAACTCGCTGGTGGACCCGCGGGTGATCCGCGCGCTCTATCGGGCGAGCCAGGCGGGCGTGCAGATCGACCTCATCGTGCGCGGCATCTGCTGCCTGCGACCGGGCGTGCCCGGGGTGTCTGAGAACATCCGGGTGATCAGCATCGTCGATCGCTTCCTGGAGCACAGCCGTGTCTTTGTTTTTGGTGAGGGCGAACGTCAGCGCATCTACGCATCCTCGGCCGACTGGATGCCGCGCAACTTCCAGCGGCGGGTCGAGGTGATGTTCCCGATTGAAGACCCGGCCGGGCGCAAGCGCATCATGGAAGAAGTGCTGGGCATCTGCCTGCAGGACAATGTGAAGGCGAGAGCGTTGCAGCCA